From a single Anaeromicrobium sediminis genomic region:
- the deoC gene encoding deoxyribose-phosphate aldolase: MNIASYIDHTILKADTTKEQVLKVCEEAKKYKFASVCVNSCYTKLVAKELEGTGVDVTTVVGFPLGAMEIESKAFETKRSIELGATEIDMVINIGALKDKDYDYVLRDIKAVVDAAKGKALVKVIIEACLLTDEEKVKVCELSKEAGADFVKTSTGFSTGGATVEDIKLMRETVGPEMGVKASGGVRTKEDAQAVIEAGASRIGASASVNIAEGTKNESTGY; the protein is encoded by the coding sequence ATGAATATTGCATCTTATATTGATCACACAATTCTTAAAGCAGACACTACAAAGGAGCAGGTACTAAAGGTTTGTGAAGAAGCTAAAAAGTATAAATTTGCTTCAGTATGTGTAAATAGTTGTTACACAAAATTAGTTGCAAAAGAATTAGAGGGAACTGGGGTAGATGTTACTACAGTAGTAGGTTTTCCTTTAGGAGCAATGGAAATTGAATCAAAAGCTTTTGAAACTAAGAGATCTATTGAACTTGGAGCAACAGAAATAGATATGGTAATTAACATTGGAGCTTTAAAAGACAAGGACTATGATTATGTACTTAGAGACATAAAAGCTGTAGTAGATGCGGCTAAGGGAAAGGCTTTAGTTAAGGTTATTATAGAAGCTTGCCTATTAACTGACGAAGAAAAAGTAAAGGTATGTGAGTTGTCTAAGGAAGCTGGAGCTGATTTTGTAAAGACTTCTACAGGATTTAGTACAGGTGGAGCAACAGTAGAAGATATTAAATTAATGAGAGAAACTGTAGGTCCTGAAATGGGAGTTAAAGCTTCAGGTGGAGTTAGAACTAAGGAAGATGCACAAGCTGTTATTGAAGCTGGAGCTAGTAGAATCGGTGCTAGTGCGTCTGTAAATATTGCAGAAGGAACTAAGAACGAAAGTACTGGATACTAA
- a CDS encoding NupC/NupG family nucleoside CNT transporter: MEKIISFLGLAVMVGLAYLISENKKAINWKLVLTGIIMQLVFGVLILTWSPGQKLFTVLNDLVTNLLEFTKQGTAFLFGDLLDPSKFGFIFALQILPTIIFFSALMAVLYYLGVMEKIITVLARVMSKTLGTSGAESLSAAANIFVGQTEAPLVIRPFIATMTKSELLTVMTGGMATVAGGVMAGYVSMGVSAGHLIAASIMSAPASLIISKIIVPETETPVTKGSVKMELEQLDSNIIDAAARGTSEGLQLALNVGAMLLSFIALVAVVNALVGWFGGLLGMDYLSLEWLLGRLFYPLALVMGVPSVDALQAASLLGQKIVINEFFAYANLSTLISEGALQPRTVIILTYALCGFANFSSIGIQIGGIGPLAPERRSDLAKLGMKSLIGGSLAAFMTATVAGILV; encoded by the coding sequence TTGGAAAAAATCATTAGTTTTTTAGGACTTGCAGTAATGGTTGGTCTAGCATACTTAATTTCTGAAAACAAAAAAGCTATCAATTGGAAATTAGTATTAACTGGTATTATTATGCAATTAGTTTTCGGAGTATTAATATTAACTTGGTCACCAGGACAAAAGTTATTTACTGTATTAAATGATCTAGTAACAAATCTATTGGAATTTACTAAACAAGGTACAGCTTTCTTATTTGGTGATTTACTTGACCCAAGTAAGTTTGGATTCATATTTGCACTACAAATATTACCAACTATAATATTCTTCTCAGCTTTAATGGCTGTATTGTATTATTTAGGCGTTATGGAAAAAATCATTACAGTTTTAGCAAGAGTAATGTCTAAAACTCTTGGAACTAGTGGTGCTGAATCTTTATCAGCAGCTGCTAACATTTTCGTTGGTCAAACGGAAGCACCTTTAGTTATTAGACCTTTCATAGCTACAATGACTAAATCAGAGCTTTTAACTGTTATGACTGGTGGTATGGCTACAGTTGCTGGTGGTGTTATGGCTGGTTATGTATCAATGGGAGTATCTGCAGGACACTTAATTGCAGCTAGTATCATGTCTGCTCCTGCAAGTTTAATAATCTCAAAGATTATAGTTCCTGAAACAGAAACACCTGTAACAAAGGGATCTGTAAAAATGGAATTAGAGCAACTTGATTCAAACATCATTGATGCAGCAGCAAGAGGAACTTCTGAAGGTCTTCAATTAGCATTAAATGTTGGAGCAATGTTATTATCATTCATCGCATTAGTTGCAGTTGTAAATGCCTTAGTTGGTTGGTTTGGTGGATTATTGGGTATGGATTACTTAAGTTTAGAATGGCTTTTAGGAAGATTATTCTATCCATTAGCATTAGTTATGGGTGTACCTTCTGTAGATGCATTACAAGCAGCAAGCTTATTAGGACAAAAGATCGTTATCAACGAATTCTTTGCTTATGCTAACTTAAGTACTTTAATTTCTGAAGGTGCATTACAACCAAGAACTGTAATTATCTTAACTTACGCTTTATGCGGATTTGCAAATTTCAGTTCTATAGGTATTCAAATTGGAGGTATTGGACCTCTAGCACCAGAAAGACGTTCTGACCTTGCAAAACTAGGTATGAAATCTTTAATTGGTGGAAGTTTAGCAGCATTTATGACAGCTACTGTAGCTGGTATATTAGTATAA